TGCTGCGCTGCCCGCGGCGCACCACCAGTTGCTCGCCCACGGGCTTGCCGTGCAGGGCTTGCGAGCAGCGGATGTCTCCGGCCAAATTGGCGTGGCAAACGCCCACTCGCCGGTGGAGTCGCTCACCGACCGGGACCAGGATCGCTCCTACGCGGATCTGTACGACCTGCTGCACAACCGCATTTTTGCCGACCCAGTGCTGCTCGGACGCTATCCCGACCCGCTCGAGCCGTTCGCGGTGGAACTGCGCGGACTGCTCGAGGCCGACCCGGTCGATCTTGCCGTGATTCACCAGCCGCTGGACTTCTACGGACTGAATTACACCGGGCCTTCAAGGATCGGCGCCGGTACCGGCCGCACGGTGTTCGTCGGCGATCCGGCATCCGTGACCCCAGTTTTTCCCTTCCATCAGGCGCCGTTCCGCGAATTTCCGGTCACCGGGGCGGGCGTGGTCAGCGCACCGGAATACCTGGGGGTGGCGCTCGCCGAGTTGCACACGCGCTACGGCGAGGTGCTCCCTCCGGTGTTCATCACATCACTGGGGGCCGGCTACGCAGACCAAACCGACGAGCGTGGTGCCGTGCATGATCCGCTACGCATCGACTACCTCGGGGAACACCTGAGTACGGCCGTGGCGGCGGTGCGGCCCGGGGGCGTGGCCGAGGGGGTGCGATTGCAGGGCTTCTTCGTGCGCTCCTTGATCGACGGTTTTGAGTGGTCGGCCGGGTACACGCAGCGGTACGGGCTTGTGCACGTGTCCTTCACCGACGGGATGACCACGCGTACCCCGAAGGACTCCTATCGCTGGTTACAGGCGGTGCTTGCCGCGCGTTAGTGCGCCCGGGTTACTACGGCGTGCGGCGCTGCAGCGTGATGGATCCGAGAATCACCGCGCCCACGATCCAGGCGCCAATGATCAACAGCTCGCCGCCAATGTAAGCGGCATCCTGCGAATCCGTGGCGACTGCCCGCAGCGCGTCAATTGCGTGCGAGAGCGGAAGCCAGTCGCTGATCGCCTGGAGGGGCTGCGGCAGCTGTTCGCGTGGCAGAAAGATGCCGCCCAGCAGAATCTGCGGAAAGACCAGTAGCGGCATGAACTGCACCACCTGAAACTCGGTGCGCGCAAAGGCACTGGCGAGCAGCCCCAGGGTCGTGCCGAGCACGGCATCCGCTACGGCCACCGCGAGCAGCAGCCAGAGCGATCCGGCAATGTCGAGGCCGCAAACCCATACCGAGAACCCGACAGCGATCGCCGACTGCGCCACGGCGAGCAGGCCGAATGCGAGCGCGTACCCCAGAATGAGGTCGCCCTTGCCGAGCGGCATCGACAGCAGGCGTTCCAGCGTTCCCGTGCGCCGCTCCCGCAGGGTCGTGATGCTGGTAACCAGAAACATCACAATGAACGGGAAGAGCGCGATCATGGCCGGGCCCACATCGTTGAACACCAGCGTGTCCGAAAAAATCCAGGCGAGCAGGCCAATAAGCAGGCTCGGCACCACGAGCAGCAGCACGATGGTGCGCGGGTCGTGGCGAATCTGGGTGAGAACGCGCCCGGCGGTGGCGATCGTGCGGGTGGGTGTCACGGTAGCGCCTCGCCCAGATCTGAATCCGACCGCTGATGTTTCCCGAGCGGATGCCGGGCAATCAGTGTCAGGAACGCCGCCTCGGTGTCTGCCGCTCCCGTTGCGGTGAGGAGGCCGCCGGGTGTGTCATCGGCCAAAATATCGCCGTCCCGCATGAGCAGCAGCCGATCGCACCGGTTCGCCTCGTCCATCACATGGCTGGACACGAGCAGGCTGGTGCCGTCGCTCGCCAAACGATGAAAAAGTGACCACAGGGCAACGCGCAGCACGGGGTCAAGTCCCACGGTCGGCTCATCGAGAACGAGAAGCGCGGGCGATCCGAGCAGGGCGCCGGCGAGCGAGACCCGGCTGCGCTGCCCGCCGGAGAGGGAACCGACAAGTTGGCTCGACTGTGCGGCCAGGTCGGTCAGTGCGATTACGCGGTCAACGTCCGAGCGTGGCACGCCGAGTACCGCTCGAAAATACTGCAGGTTCTGCCGAACCGTGAGGTCGTCATACACGCTGGCATCCTGGGTGACATAGGCCACGCGATGGCGCAGGGACGGGGAGCCGGCCGGTTCTCCGAGCACCGTCACCTCGCCCGACGCCACCACCTGCACACCCACAATCGACCGCATCAGCGTGCTCTTGCCGCATCCGCTGGGACCGATCAGGCCCACCACCTGGCCGAGAGGAATCGTGACGGTCAGGCCGTGCAAGACCGCGTGTTTTCCCCGTCGAACATGCAGATCGCGCACGACGACCGCGACCTCGACAGCAGTGCTCATGGGGGAACTCTCCGCCGGCGAGAACCGCTTGTCAAGGGTGTTTGCGAGGCGTGAGAGTGGCCTTCGCTTTAGCTTTGAGTGTGGTGAGAAGCGGAGGGGAGCCTCAGAACTCTTGGTTAGTATTATGCTGCACCGCACGCAGACCCCGGCTCATCCAGCCCGAGCCTACACCGCGCACAACAGCGCATCACCAGAGTTGGCACCAGCCGACTGAACATGCAAGGAGACCCCGCCATGGAATGGCTCATCCCGGTCCTGATCGTCGTTGTCCTGATTGCCATTATTGGCATTTACCTCTGGGCCACGTACAACTCCCTCGTAACCCTCAAGGTGCGAGTTGATGAGGCTTGGAGCGACATTACCGTTCAGCTGAAGCGGCGTGCCGACCTGATTCCTAACCTGATCGAAGCGGTGAAAGGCTACGCCGCCCACGAAAAAGGCGTGTTTGAGAGTGTGACCAAGGCGCGTGCCGAGACGCTGTCCGCACAGGGCCCCGCCGACGCATCCGCTGCCGAGAATCACATGCAGACGGCGCTGAAGAGCATCTTCGCGGTGGCCGAAGCGTATCCCCAGCTGCAGGCCAGTCAGAACTACCTGCAGCTGCAGGGCGAGCTTGTTGACACCGAAGACAAGATCCAGGCCTCACGCCGGTTCTACAACGGTGGCGTACGTGGGTTCAACACCAAGATCCAGGTTTTCCCGAACCACATCTTCGCTCGCAACCTCGGTTTCTCCGAGCGTGACTTTTTCGAAGTGGCCGACTCCGCAGCCATTGCAGAGCCGCCTCGCGTGCAGTTCTAAGGCAGCGCGCAGATGTACAGCGCGATCGCGAAGAACAAACGCAACACCGTGTTCATCATGATCTTCTTCTTCGTGATCATCGCGGGGCTCGGATGGCTGGCCAACGCTATCTATGGCGGCGGTAGCTACGGCATTTTGGTGGCCACCGTTGTCATTGCCGGGCTGTATGTGCTGTTTCAGTACTTCGCTGCCGGCCGCCAGGCCATCTCCATGGCCGGAGGGATCAAGCTCACCAGCAAGTCCGACAACCCGAGGCTCTGGCGCATCGTAGAGAACCTGGCCATCACCACCGGCACGCCCATGCCCGAGGTGTACATCATCAACGATCCGGCACCAAATGCGTTCGCCACCGGGCG
This sequence is a window from Cryobacterium sp. CG_9.6. Protein-coding genes within it:
- a CDS encoding family 1 glycosylhydrolase; translated protein: MQSANSHRPKPRPTASEARDWPHRISELGDLLPDGFVMGTSTTAFQVEGAARDGGRGDSVWDTFTATSAHIKDGSNASVAADHLTKFAEDATLLRELGVDAYRFSLSWPRLQAEGRGALNRTGLAFYDRLLDALLVAGIRPMATLSHWDTPTALRGGWLNRDTAGRFGDYAHAVGEALGDRIDAWVTLDDPATVMLQGYALGTQAPGRALLFAALPAAHHQLLAHGLAVQGLRAADVSGQIGVANAHSPVESLTDRDQDRSYADLYDLLHNRIFADPVLLGRYPDPLEPFAVELRGLLEADPVDLAVIHQPLDFYGLNYTGPSRIGAGTGRTVFVGDPASVTPVFPFHQAPFREFPVTGAGVVSAPEYLGVALAELHTRYGEVLPPVFITSLGAGYADQTDERGAVHDPLRIDYLGEHLSTAVAAVRPGGVAEGVRLQGFFVRSLIDGFEWSAGYTQRYGLVHVSFTDGMTTRTPKDSYRWLQAVLAAR
- a CDS encoding ABC transporter permease, coding for MTPTRTIATAGRVLTQIRHDPRTIVLLLVVPSLLIGLLAWIFSDTLVFNDVGPAMIALFPFIVMFLVTSITTLRERRTGTLERLLSMPLGKGDLILGYALAFGLLAVAQSAIAVGFSVWVCGLDIAGSLWLLLAVAVADAVLGTTLGLLASAFARTEFQVVQFMPLLVFPQILLGGIFLPREQLPQPLQAISDWLPLSHAIDALRAVATDSQDAAYIGGELLIIGAWIVGAVILGSITLQRRTP
- a CDS encoding ABC transporter ATP-binding protein: MSTAVEVAVVVRDLHVRRGKHAVLHGLTVTIPLGQVVGLIGPSGCGKSTLMRSIVGVQVVASGEVTVLGEPAGSPSLRHRVAYVTQDASVYDDLTVRQNLQYFRAVLGVPRSDVDRVIALTDLAAQSSQLVGSLSGGQRSRVSLAGALLGSPALLVLDEPTVGLDPVLRVALWSLFHRLASDGTSLLVSSHVMDEANRCDRLLLMRDGDILADDTPGGLLTATGAADTEAAFLTLIARHPLGKHQRSDSDLGEALP
- a CDS encoding LemA family protein; this encodes MEWLIPVLIVVVLIAIIGIYLWATYNSLVTLKVRVDEAWSDITVQLKRRADLIPNLIEAVKGYAAHEKGVFESVTKARAETLSAQGPADASAAENHMQTALKSIFAVAEAYPQLQASQNYLQLQGELVDTEDKIQASRRFYNGGVRGFNTKIQVFPNHIFARNLGFSERDFFEVADSAAIAEPPRVQF